From a region of the Agromyces ramosus genome:
- a CDS encoding 3-isopropylmalate dehydrogenase: MVRTVKLAVIPGDGIGPEVVAEALKALDAATIGSEVTFEQTPFSLGAARYLATGDVLTDDDLSAIKQHDAILLGAVGGVPGDARLAGANIERGLLLKLRFELDHYVNLRPTTLHPGVTSPLADPGDVDFVVVREGTEGPYVGNGGAIRVGTPAEVANEVSVNTAYGVERVVRYAFAAASARPRKRLTLVHKTNVLVFAGSLWKRTVDAVAAEYPEVAVDYLHVDAATIFLVTDPARFDVIVTDNLFGDILTDLAGAISGGIGLAASGNINPDGRFPSMFEPVHGSAPDIAGKGIADPTAAILSVALLLRHLGRADAAAKVERAVADDLADRGDARRSTAAVGDAIVARIGALD; this comes from the coding sequence ATGGTACGCACGGTCAAGCTCGCGGTGATCCCGGGCGACGGCATCGGTCCAGAGGTCGTGGCAGAGGCGCTGAAAGCGCTCGACGCGGCCACCATCGGGTCCGAGGTCACGTTCGAGCAGACGCCGTTCTCGCTCGGCGCGGCGAGGTACCTCGCCACGGGCGACGTGCTGACCGACGACGACCTCTCCGCCATCAAGCAGCATGACGCGATCCTGCTCGGCGCCGTCGGCGGCGTGCCCGGCGACGCCCGGCTCGCCGGCGCCAACATCGAGCGCGGCCTGCTGCTGAAGCTCCGCTTCGAGCTCGACCACTACGTCAACCTCCGACCGACGACCCTGCACCCCGGCGTGACGAGCCCACTCGCCGATCCCGGCGACGTCGACTTCGTCGTCGTGCGCGAGGGCACCGAGGGTCCCTACGTCGGCAACGGCGGCGCCATCCGCGTCGGCACGCCGGCCGAGGTCGCGAACGAGGTCTCCGTGAACACGGCCTACGGGGTCGAGCGCGTCGTGCGCTACGCGTTCGCCGCGGCATCCGCCCGCCCTCGAAAGCGGCTGACGCTCGTGCACAAGACGAACGTGCTCGTCTTCGCCGGTTCGCTCTGGAAGCGCACCGTCGACGCCGTCGCCGCCGAGTACCCCGAGGTCGCGGTCGATTACCTGCACGTCGACGCGGCCACGATCTTCCTCGTCACCGATCCTGCTAGATTCGATGTCATCGTCACGGACAACCTCTTCGGCGACATCCTCACCGATCTGGCCGGCGCGATCAGCGGCGGCATCGGCCTGGCGGCCTCGGGCAACATCAACCCCGATGGCCGGTTCCCGAGCATGTTCGAGCCGGTGCACGGCTCCGCACCCGACATCGCCGGGAAGGGCATCGCCGACCCGACCGCCGCGATCCTCTCCGTGGCACTCCTGCTCCGCCACCTCGGCCGAGCGGATGCCGCAGCGAAGGTCGAGCGGGCGGTCGCCGACGACCTCGCCGACCGCGGCGACGCACGACGTTCCACCGCAGCGGTCGGTGACGCCATCGTCGCCCGCATCGGCGCACTCGACTGA
- a CDS encoding DUF6458 family protein, with protein MSLGLGIVLFAIGAILTWALNVTVDWINLQMVGIILMVAGAIVIILGIVLIARRRRSIATSHTTVDPATGDRVTRNEHSTPETY; from the coding sequence ATGAGCCTCGGACTCGGAATCGTGCTGTTCGCGATCGGAGCAATCCTGACGTGGGCACTCAATGTCACCGTCGACTGGATCAACCTGCAGATGGTGGGCATCATCCTGATGGTGGCGGGAGCGATCGTGATCATCCTCGGCATCGTCCTCATCGCACGTCGACGTCGTTCGATCGCGACGTCGCACACGACGGTCGACCCGGCAACGGGCGACCGCGTCACCCGCAACGAGCACTCGACGCCCGAGACCTACTGA
- a CDS encoding MFS transporter: protein MLPVLLVSIDNTVLSFALPAISRDLAPTAAQQLWIIDAYPLVLAGLLVAMGSAGDRYGRRRMLLIGSIGFAVLSVAAAFAPTAETLIAARAALGFFGAMLMPSTLSLLRTVFVEREQRRLAIAIWASGFAAGSAFGPLVGGLLLEHFAWGSVFLLAVPVLVPMLILVPLLIPESRDPAPGRIDLPSTLLSLAAMGPVVYGIKSLATDGFDGFGVQAIVLGAFAGVWFVRRQLSARSPMLDVRLFRQGSFGGAVLVNLCSVIALVGFLYFVSQHLQLIAGLTPVAAGLALLPGLVAMIIAGLAVVPIARRVRPRILVPTALALSAAGYAVVASTATADSIAPVVIAFVLLGVGIGAAETVSNELILSSAPAAKAGAASAVSETAYELGAVLGTAVLGSILAAHYRGAIELPGALTGAQADAARETLAGAVTVAEQLPAAIGAELAASAAHAFDSGVVVTSLIGVGLMAAAAAIAAVALRNPKIPPATAARVAQSATESASETQ from the coding sequence ATGCTGCCCGTGCTGCTCGTCTCGATCGACAACACGGTGCTCAGCTTCGCCCTGCCGGCCATCTCGCGGGATCTCGCGCCGACCGCCGCGCAGCAGCTGTGGATCATCGACGCGTATCCGCTCGTGCTCGCCGGCCTGCTCGTGGCGATGGGCAGCGCGGGCGACCGGTACGGCCGGCGGCGGATGCTCCTCATCGGCTCGATCGGCTTCGCCGTGCTCTCGGTCGCCGCGGCCTTCGCGCCCACCGCCGAGACGCTCATCGCCGCCCGCGCAGCGCTCGGCTTCTTCGGCGCGATGCTCATGCCGTCGACGCTCTCGCTCCTGCGCACCGTCTTCGTCGAGCGAGAGCAGCGCCGCCTCGCCATCGCGATCTGGGCGTCGGGGTTCGCCGCGGGCAGCGCGTTCGGCCCGCTCGTCGGCGGACTGCTGCTCGAGCACTTCGCGTGGGGCTCGGTGTTCCTGCTCGCCGTTCCCGTGCTCGTGCCGATGCTGATCCTCGTGCCGCTGCTCATCCCCGAGAGCCGCGATCCGGCGCCCGGCCGGATCGACCTGCCGAGCACGCTGCTCTCGCTCGCCGCGATGGGGCCGGTGGTCTACGGCATCAAGTCGCTCGCGACCGACGGCTTCGACGGCTTCGGCGTGCAGGCCATCGTGCTCGGCGCCTTCGCCGGTGTGTGGTTCGTGCGGCGCCAGCTGAGCGCACGTTCGCCGATGCTCGATGTGCGGCTCTTCCGCCAGGGCTCATTCGGTGGTGCGGTACTCGTGAACCTGTGCAGCGTCATCGCGCTCGTCGGGTTCCTCTACTTCGTGTCGCAGCACCTGCAGCTGATCGCCGGCCTCACGCCAGTCGCCGCCGGCCTCGCGCTGCTGCCCGGCCTCGTCGCCATGATCATCGCCGGCCTCGCGGTGGTGCCGATCGCGCGTCGGGTGCGCCCGCGCATCCTCGTGCCCACGGCGCTCGCGCTCTCCGCAGCGGGCTACGCGGTGGTGGCCTCCACCGCGACGGCCGACTCGATCGCGCCGGTCGTGATCGCCTTCGTGCTGCTCGGCGTCGGCATCGGTGCCGCCGAGACGGTGTCGAACGAGCTCATCCTCTCGAGCGCGCCGGCCGCGAAGGCCGGAGCCGCCTCGGCGGTGTCGGAGACGGCGTACGAGCTCGGCGCCGTGCTGGGCACGGCCGTGCTCGGGAGCATCCTCGCCGCGCACTACCGTGGGGCGATCGAGCTGCCCGGCGCGCTCACGGGCGCGCAGGCCGATGCGGCCCGCGAGACGCTCGCGGGGGCCGTCACCGTGGCCGAGCAGCTGCCCGCTGCGATCGGTGCGGAGCTCGCGGCATCCGCTGCACATGCCTTCGACAGCGGGGTCGTCGTGACGTCGCTCATCGGGGTGGGGCTGATGGCCGCTGCGGCAGCAATCGCCGCCGTGGCGCTGCGGAATCCGAAGATCCCGCCTGCCACGGCGGCGAGAGTTGCTCAGTCCGCGACCGAGTCGGCGTCGGAGACTCAGTAG
- a CDS encoding TetR/AcrR family transcriptional regulator has product MSRPPAAREAVLDAFERLIIADGERGATLEATAREAGVSKGGLLYHFASRDALIAGLLERLHRLVELDIAEIESAPDGPVSYFVRSSVALASPLDHAFVATVRLAQGGNREAARAIDEVRDRWLEIMGRHVGDPTLALAITLIGDGLYYHSASRGGDDLLGSAPLEPAAMDSLVALLDRLANSGPPAA; this is encoded by the coding sequence ATGAGCCGCCCACCCGCCGCCCGCGAAGCCGTGCTCGACGCGTTCGAGCGCCTCATCATCGCCGACGGCGAACGCGGTGCGACGCTCGAGGCGACCGCCCGCGAAGCCGGGGTGTCGAAAGGCGGGCTGCTCTACCACTTCGCCTCACGCGACGCCCTGATCGCCGGCCTGCTCGAGCGCCTGCACCGGCTGGTCGAGCTCGACATCGCCGAGATCGAGTCCGCACCCGACGGGCCGGTCTCCTACTTCGTGCGTTCGTCGGTCGCACTCGCGTCGCCGCTCGACCACGCGTTCGTCGCCACCGTGCGACTCGCCCAGGGCGGCAACCGCGAAGCAGCGCGGGCGATCGACGAGGTGCGCGACCGCTGGCTCGAGATCATGGGCCGGCACGTCGGCGACCCCACGCTCGCCCTCGCGATCACGCTCATCGGCGACGGGCTGTACTACCACTCGGCCTCGCGCGGCGGCGACGACCTGCTCGGGTCGGCGCCGCTGGAGCCGGCCGCGATGGACTCGCTCGTCGCCCTGCTCGACCGCCTCGCGAACAGCGGCCCGCCGGCAGCGTGA
- the serA gene encoding phosphoglycerate dehydrogenase has product MSKPVVLIAEELSPATVDALGPDFEIRKVDGTDRPALLAALSDANAILVRSATKVDAEAIAAAPVLQVIARAGVGLDNVDVKAATTAGVMVVNAPTSNIISAAELTVGHILSLARHIPAAHAALAQGEWKRSSYTGVELYEKTVGIIGLGRIGALIAARLQAFGTEVIAYDPYITAARAQQLGVQTVSLEELLERSDFVTIHMPKTPETTGMIGAEQLARMKPTAYVVNVARGGLIDEDALHDALVSRTIAGAAIDVFVSEPPRESPLLGLPNIVVTPHLGASTDEAQEKAGVSVAKSVRLALAGELVPDAVNVAGGIIDPYVRPGIPLVEKLGQLFSGLAHGRLTSIDVEVRGELVDYDVSVLKLAALKGVFTNVVSETVSYVNAPLLAEQRGVDVRLITSAESPEYRNVITLSGALADGTQVSVAGTLTGTKQIEKLVGVNGYEIEVPIATTHIIMEYTDRPGIVAVYGQEFGEAGINIAGMQIARREAGGPALSVLTVDSPVPTEVLDRVREAIDASVFVEVDITE; this is encoded by the coding sequence GTGTCAAAGCCGGTCGTGCTGATCGCTGAAGAACTCTCGCCCGCCACCGTCGACGCCCTCGGGCCCGACTTCGAGATCCGGAAGGTCGACGGCACCGATCGACCCGCCCTCCTCGCGGCGCTGTCCGACGCGAACGCGATCCTCGTGCGCTCCGCCACGAAGGTCGATGCCGAGGCCATCGCGGCGGCGCCGGTGCTGCAGGTCATCGCCCGCGCCGGCGTGGGCCTCGACAACGTCGACGTGAAGGCGGCGACCACGGCCGGCGTCATGGTCGTCAACGCGCCAACATCGAACATCATCTCGGCCGCAGAGCTCACCGTCGGCCACATCCTGAGCCTTGCGCGCCACATCCCGGCGGCGCACGCCGCACTCGCGCAGGGGGAGTGGAAGCGCTCCTCCTACACGGGCGTCGAGCTCTACGAGAAGACCGTCGGCATCATCGGCCTCGGCCGTATCGGCGCCCTCATCGCTGCGCGCCTGCAGGCGTTCGGCACCGAGGTCATCGCGTACGACCCGTACATCACCGCAGCACGCGCCCAGCAGCTGGGCGTGCAGACGGTGAGCCTCGAAGAGCTCCTCGAGCGCAGCGACTTCGTCACGATCCACATGCCGAAGACCCCTGAGACGACCGGCATGATCGGCGCCGAGCAGCTCGCCCGCATGAAGCCCACCGCCTACGTCGTGAACGTCGCCCGCGGCGGCCTCATCGATGAAGACGCCCTGCACGACGCGCTCGTGAGCCGCACCATCGCCGGTGCCGCCATCGACGTGTTCGTCTCGGAGCCGCCGAGGGAGTCGCCGCTGCTCGGCCTGCCGAACATCGTCGTCACCCCGCACCTCGGCGCCTCGACCGACGAGGCGCAAGAGAAGGCGGGCGTCTCGGTCGCGAAGTCCGTTCGACTCGCCCTCGCGGGTGAACTCGTGCCCGATGCGGTCAACGTGGCTGGCGGCATCATCGATCCCTACGTCCGTCCGGGCATCCCGCTCGTCGAGAAGCTCGGCCAGCTCTTCTCCGGGCTCGCCCACGGCCGTCTCACGAGCATCGATGTCGAGGTGCGCGGCGAGCTCGTCGACTACGACGTGAGCGTGCTGAAGCTCGCGGCGTTGAAGGGCGTGTTCACGAACGTCGTCAGCGAGACCGTGTCCTACGTCAACGCCCCCCTGCTCGCCGAGCAGCGCGGCGTCGACGTGCGTCTCATCACCTCGGCCGAGTCGCCCGAGTACCGCAACGTCATCACGTTGAGCGGTGCGCTCGCCGACGGCACGCAGGTGTCGGTCGCGGGCACGCTCACCGGCACCAAGCAGATCGAGAAGCTCGTGGGCGTCAACGGCTACGAGATCGAGGTGCCGATCGCCACGACGCACATCATCATGGAGTACACCGACCGGCCGGGCATCGTCGCCGTGTACGGGCAGGAGTTCGGCGAGGCCGGCATCAACATCGCGGGCATGCAGATCGCGCGGCGCGAGGCCGGCGGCCCGGCGCTCAGCGTGCTGACGGTCGACTCGCCGGTGCCGACCGAGGTGCTCGACCGGGTGCGCGAGGCCATCGATGCGAGCGTCTTCGTCGAGGTCGATATCACCGAGTAG
- a CDS encoding copper homeostasis protein CutC produces MVAPPLPVEIAVQDVAGVRIALEAGAARVELCQALEVGGLTPSAGLVEAAVELAAAASAGPFVHVLIRPRGGGFVYDADELDQVVRDIRFVRSLGAAGVVVGALTDAGALDLSAIAAFVDAAEVLDVTVHRAVDASADPLGSVASLGGTGVRRVLTSGGASDCRTGLATLTAMVGATRSTLEVMAGGGVRVGDIAALAAAGVDAVHLSARRRAAIGGLSGPGGGDVGFDTTDAQLVHAAIAAAGAHRAAR; encoded by the coding sequence ATGGTCGCCCCGCCTCTTCCCGTCGAGATCGCCGTCCAGGATGTCGCGGGGGTGCGCATCGCCCTCGAGGCGGGAGCTGCCCGCGTCGAGCTCTGCCAGGCGCTCGAGGTCGGCGGCCTCACTCCTTCGGCGGGGCTCGTCGAGGCGGCCGTCGAACTGGCGGCTGCGGCATCCGCGGGCCCGTTCGTGCACGTGCTCATTCGTCCGCGCGGCGGCGGGTTCGTGTACGACGCAGACGAGCTCGACCAGGTTGTCCGCGACATCCGCTTCGTGCGGTCGCTGGGCGCCGCGGGCGTGGTGGTCGGCGCGTTGACGGATGCCGGTGCGCTCGACCTGTCGGCAATCGCCGCCTTCGTCGACGCCGCCGAAGTGCTCGACGTCACCGTGCACCGGGCGGTCGATGCGTCCGCCGACCCGCTCGGCTCGGTCGCGTCGCTCGGTGGAACGGGCGTGCGGCGCGTGCTCACCTCCGGCGGGGCATCCGATTGCCGCACCGGCCTCGCGACGCTCACCGCGATGGTGGGCGCGACCCGCAGCACCCTCGAGGTCATGGCCGGCGGGGGAGTGCGGGTCGGCGACATCGCTGCGCTCGCCGCAGCCGGGGTCGATGCGGTGCACCTCTCGGCGCGTCGCCGGGCTGCGATCGGCGGATTGAGCGGGCCGGGCGGCGGCGACGTCGGATTCGACACGACCGACGCGCAGCTCGTGCACGCGGCGATCGCGGCGGCGGGTGCGCATCGCGCTGCCCGATGA
- a CDS encoding 5'-nucleotidase C-terminal domain-containing protein, whose translation MSELSHHHTDPTPRWCSCAVPDEDVSQTAPGVSRRNVLIGMSAAGALAAAGWPAAAVAADDKSVTITVMGTSDLHSNAVNWDYYTDAPFKDSAGNVVGLARVSSVVNQVRADRGRDRTLLFDAGDTIQGTPLGFYYASVDPVTESGAMHPIAAQMNAIGYDAVALGNHEFNYGLDFLANWISQMDADVLAANAVHAGTKVPAYLPYTIKTMKVKGRPPIRVGVLGLTNPGVVIWDKANVSGKIEVLDLIESAARWVPVIRNAGADVVIVSAHAGDSGLSSYGTDLPVENASALLAERVPGIDAILFGHAHRDVPQRFIVNSVSGEEVVLSEPKCWGQRLSVFDLTLAFERGAWKVTSKSAITVNTNTVVDDPALVALVKPQHDAVVAYVNQTVAISTEAMSAAEACWKDTAILDYVNAVQTATVADAVAGSAHAALPILSIAAPFNRAATFPAGAVTIKDVAGLYIYDNTLLASVLTGAQIKDYLEYSARYFQHVAPDAPVAPATWTNAHNLPDYNYDQFSGVTYDIDLSQPEGSRIVGLAYAGTPVAANQEFLVAVNNYRQSGGGGFPHIAAAPVVYNAQIAIREAIVSYASASGTIDSATFHVVNWRLVRGGVPVF comes from the coding sequence ATGAGCGAACTCTCCCACCACCACACCGACCCGACCCCACGCTGGTGCTCGTGCGCCGTGCCCGACGAAGACGTCTCGCAGACGGCCCCCGGAGTCAGCCGACGCAATGTCCTGATCGGCATGTCCGCCGCAGGCGCCCTGGCCGCGGCCGGCTGGCCCGCTGCCGCGGTCGCCGCCGATGACAAGTCGGTGACCATCACGGTCATGGGCACCTCCGACCTGCACAGCAACGCCGTGAACTGGGATTACTACACCGACGCCCCGTTCAAGGACAGCGCCGGCAACGTCGTCGGCCTGGCGCGCGTCTCGAGCGTGGTGAACCAGGTCCGGGCCGATCGTGGCCGTGACCGCACCCTGCTCTTCGATGCGGGCGACACGATCCAGGGCACGCCGCTCGGCTTCTACTACGCGAGCGTCGATCCGGTGACCGAGAGCGGGGCGATGCATCCGATCGCCGCCCAGATGAATGCGATCGGCTACGACGCCGTCGCCCTCGGCAATCACGAGTTCAACTACGGCCTCGACTTCCTCGCCAACTGGATCTCGCAGATGGACGCCGACGTGCTCGCCGCGAACGCGGTGCACGCCGGAACGAAGGTGCCGGCCTACCTCCCGTACACGATCAAGACCATGAAGGTGAAGGGGCGCCCGCCGATCCGCGTGGGCGTGCTCGGGCTCACCAACCCCGGGGTCGTCATCTGGGACAAGGCGAACGTGAGCGGCAAGATCGAGGTGCTCGACCTGATCGAGTCGGCGGCACGCTGGGTGCCGGTGATCCGGAACGCCGGTGCCGACGTCGTCATCGTGAGCGCGCACGCCGGCGACAGCGGTCTCTCGTCGTACGGCACCGACCTTCCGGTCGAGAACGCCTCGGCACTCCTCGCCGAGCGCGTGCCGGGCATCGACGCGATCCTGTTCGGTCATGCGCATCGGGACGTGCCGCAGCGCTTCATCGTCAACTCGGTCAGCGGCGAAGAGGTCGTGCTGAGCGAGCCCAAGTGCTGGGGCCAGCGACTGAGCGTGTTCGACCTCACGCTCGCGTTCGAACGCGGCGCGTGGAAGGTCACGTCGAAGTCGGCGATCACGGTGAACACGAACACCGTCGTCGACGACCCGGCACTCGTCGCCCTCGTCAAGCCGCAGCACGACGCCGTCGTCGCCTACGTCAATCAGACGGTCGCAATCTCGACCGAGGCCATGTCGGCGGCTGAGGCGTGCTGGAAGGACACCGCGATCCTCGACTACGTCAACGCCGTGCAGACGGCGACGGTCGCCGACGCGGTCGCCGGCAGCGCGCATGCGGCGCTGCCGATCCTCTCGATCGCCGCGCCGTTCAACCGGGCGGCCACGTTCCCGGCCGGCGCGGTCACCATCAAGGACGTCGCCGGCCTGTACATCTACGACAACACGCTGCTCGCGAGCGTGCTCACCGGCGCCCAGATCAAGGACTACCTCGAGTACTCCGCGCGGTACTTCCAGCATGTGGCTCCGGATGCCCCGGTCGCCCCCGCGACGTGGACGAACGCCCACAACCTGCCCGACTACAACTACGACCAGTTCTCGGGCGTCACCTACGACATCGACCTCTCGCAGCCTGAGGGCTCGCGCATCGTCGGCCTCGCGTATGCGGGCACGCCGGTCGCGGCCAACCAGGAGTTCCTGGTCGCCGTCAACAATTACCGGCAGTCGGGCGGCGGAGGGTTCCCGCACATCGCCGCCGCACCCGTCGTGTACAACGCCCAGATCGCCATCCGCGAGGCGATCGTCTCGTACGCGTCGGCCTCGGGAACCATCGACAGCGCGACGTTCCATGTCGTCAACTGGCGCCTCGTGCGCGGTGGAGTACCGGTGTTCTAG